Proteins encoded together in one Festucalex cinctus isolate MCC-2025b chromosome 8, RoL_Fcin_1.0, whole genome shotgun sequence window:
- the slc2a9l1 gene encoding solute carrier family 2 member 9, like 1: protein MKSRGPRTEPWGTPEVTGETRGNALFLIFILGIGGSFQSGYHLTSLSSPSPFIQRFINSTWYERYATPPPTIIWSLIVSMYAVGGLLGAVSVKYFTGMLGRKKAVICNSFIAIAAAAIMLTSKWAKSYEMIIVARILFGYSAALGVSAHLMYLGEMSPRKIRGTVTMSFTTFVSIGKLSAQFFGLSEILGREELWNVVLCVPACFSVVQVMAMPYLPEAPRYLFIEKRDDKACKKALEILWGQVNFKQEMEEMSTEQATVEGASAKSPLLLLRDRTVRWQLITMSAIYCCNQFSGMSLINTFAFDIFRKVGLPTDQIRYVTLGLGVTEIITSISCGLLIEHAGRRPLFLAGYGIVSVCWISVTVVLNLKGSISWAPYLIAVLIILFIIFFCGGPGGAASTLNSEIFIQSDRVAAFVIFGVQRWSVFAVLGLVFPILIDALDSYCFVIFACMSLLGCVYVFFFLPETKGKTLLEISDDFKAITVCGKSFVEENQMETKL from the exons ATGAAGAGCAGGGGCCCCAGGACAGAGCCCTGGGGCACACCTGAAGTGACTGGTGAG ACGCGTGGAAACGCTCTTTTTCTCATCTTCATTTTGGGAATTGGAGGAAGCTTTCAGTCAGGATACCACCTCACCTCCCTGAGTTCTCCCTCTCCG TTCATACAGCGCTTCATCAACAGCACCTGGTATGAAAGATATGCGACGCCACCGCCAACCATCATCTGGTCCCTCATAGTATCCATGTATGCAGTGGGGGGGCTACTTGGCGCTGTCAGTGTCAAGTACTTCACAGGCATGCTGGGAAG aaaaaaagcgGTGATCTGCAACAGCTTTATTGCCATTGCTGCAGCCGCCATCATGCTGACAAGTAAATGGGCCAAGTCTTACGAAATGATCATTGTGGCCAGAATATTGTTTGGCTACTCAGCAG CTCTGGGAGTGAGCGCCCATCTTATGTACCTCGGCGAGATGTCACCCAGGAAGATAAGAGGCACCGTCACCATGTCCTTTACGACTTTTGTTTCCATTGGCAAATTGTCTGCACAATTTTTTGGCCTCAG CGAGATCCTGGGCCGCGAAGAGTTGTGGAACGTGGTCCTTTGCGTGCCTGCGTGTTTTTCGGTGGTCCAAGTGATGGCGATGCCTTACCTTCCCGAAGCCCCCCGATATCTCTTCATCGAGAAACGAGATGACAAAGCCTGCAAAAAGG CTCTTGAGATTCTATGGGGTCAAGTCAACTTCAAGCAGGAGATGGAGGAAATGTCGACCGAGCAGGCAACAGTGGAAGGGGCCTCTGCAAAAAGTCCTTTGCTGCTCCTTCGGGACCGAACGGTCCGATGGCAGCTCATCACCATGTCCGCTATCTACTGCTGTAACCAGTTTTCAGGCATGTCCTTG ATCAACACTTTTGCTTTTGACATCTTTCGGAAAGTGGGGCTCCCGACAGATCAAATCCGCTATGTCACTCTCGGACTTGGCGTTACAGAAATTATCACCTCCATATCTTGT GGTTTGTTGATTGAGCATGCAGGAAGGAGGCCACTCTTCTTGGCGGGTTACGGCATCGTGTCTGTATGCTGGATTTCGGTTACTGTTGTGCTCAACTTGAAG GGTTCCATATCTTGGGCTCCTTACCTCATTGCTGTTTTAATCatcctcttcatcatcttcttctgtGGAGGGCCTG GGGGAGCAGCAAGTACTCTTAACAGTGAGATCTTCATCCAGTCCGATCGAGTGGCTGCGTTTGTCATCTTTGGGGTTCAGCGTTGGTCGGTATTCGCTGTGCTGGGTCTTGTCTTTCCAATACTCATT GATGCGCTCGACTCGTACTGCTTTGTGATTTTTGCCTGCATGAGCCTGCTGGGTTGCGTTTACGTCTTCTTCTTCCTGCCCGAGACCAAAGGGAAAACGCTGCTGGAGATCTCGGATGACTTTAAAGCCATCACCGTCTGTGGGAAGTCTTTTGTAGAAGAGAACCAAATGGAGACTAAGTTATAG
- the psmd6 gene encoding 26S proteasome non-ATPase regulatory subunit 6, with translation MPLENLEEEGLPKNPDLRIAQLKFLLTMDGHRQDAEVKTELMDAIKANNMAPYYETLCKELKWQLDSDLLSKMKKANEDELKRLDDVLEDAEKNLGESEIRDAMMAKAEYLIRIGDKEGALTAFRKTYDKTVALGHRLDIVFYLLRIGLFYMDSDLITRNSEKAKSLIEEGGDWDRRNRLKVYQGLYCVAIRDFKQAAELFLDTVSTFTSYELMDYKTFVTYTVYVCMIALKRPDLREKVIKGAEILEVLHSLPAVRQYLFSLYECRYSVFFQSLATVEQEMKKDWLFAPHYRYYVREMRIQAYSQLLESYRSLTLGYMAEAFGVSTEFIDQELSRFIAAGRLHCKIDKVNEIVETNRPDSKNWQYQETIKKGDLLLNRVQKLSRVINM, from the exons ATGCCGCTCGAGAATCTCGAGGAAGAGGGTCTGCCTAAGAACCCTGATCTGAGGATAGCACAGCTCAAGTTCTTGCTCACAATGGACGGTCACCGACAAGATGCTGAAGTGAAGACGGAGCTCATGGACGCTATCAAAGCTAACA ACATGGCCCCCTACTATGAAACTTTATGCAAGGAGCTCAAGTGGCAACTCGACAGTGACCTACTGAGCaagatgaagaaggcaaacgAAGATGAGCTGAAGCGACTTGATGATGTGCTGGAGGATGCAGAGAAGAACCTCGGGGAGAGTGAGATCAGAGATGCTATGATGGCCAAAGCTGAATATCTGATCAGGATTGGCGATAAG GAGGGAGCCCTAACAGCATTCAGAAAGACCTACGACAAGACGGTGGCTCTGGGTcaccgactagacatagtcttCTACCTGTTGAGGATCGGTCTCTTCTACATGGACAGCGACCTCATCACGCGCAACTCTGAGAAAGCCAAAAG CCTGATTGAAGAGGGGGGAGACTGGGACAGGAGAAATCGACTGAAGGTCTACCAGGGTCTTTACTGCGTGGCCATCAGGGATTTCAAGCAAGCCGCAGAGCTCTTTCTCGACACCGTCTCCACCTTCACGTCGTATGAGCTCATGGACTACAAGACTTTTGTCACCTATACGGTCTACGTGTGCATGATCGCTCTCAAGCGCCCTGACCTTCGCgaaaag gtaaTAAAAGGAGCAGAGATCCTAGAAGTGCTGCACAGTCTGCCAGCCGTTCGCCAGTATCTGTTCTCGCTCTACGAGTGCCGTTACTCTGTCTTCTTTCAGTCTCTCG CAACAGTGGAGCAGGAGATGAAGAAGGATTGGCTCTTCGCCCCACACTACCGCTACTACGTGAGGGAGATGAGGATCCAGGCCTACAGCCAGCTGCTGGAGTCGTACCGCTCGCTCACACTTGGCTACATGGCCGAGGCTTTTGGTGTCAGCACAGAGTTCATTGACCA GGAGTTATCCCGGTTCATCGCTGCCGGACGTCTCCACTGCAAAATTGATAAAGTGAACGAGATCGTGGAAACCAACAG ACCCGATAGTAAAAACTGGCAGTACCAGGAGACCATCAAGAAGGGTGACCTGCTGCTCAACAGAGTCCAGAAATTGTCAAGAGTTATTAACATGTAA